The window aaaatgtctggagagggaaatttggaatatCTTGTTTGAGGAGCAGCAAGGAGACcattgtcactggatcaaagagtacacagGGGTGGAGATGAAGCTAAGAGCTAAGATTGGGAAGTTAAGAAGGGGTCAAGTTatggactttaaaagccaaacccaggattttatatttattcttggagataatagggagctaTAAGGGTTTATTGAAAAGGAGGGATGACATGTTCAGACCTGCACTTCAGGCCTATATCTAAAAAATGAAGTGGTTAGAAGTGATCATCTTCAAGATTCTTCTTAACTCCACAAGCCATGACATATATATTCCTTTTGTAGTCAAATTCTGAAATAAGGCTGTCTATATACAGTGATTCTATTTTCTTAACTCCCCATCAAATGCGTGTTCCAACCCCAACACCCAAACAAAGTCAATACTTTCAAGATaatcaatgatctcttaactaCTGTCTTATGACCTTTACTGTTTATTCTACTTGACCTATCTGAAACTTTTGAGTCAATCCCATACTGCTGGATCTGTCTTCCTTTATCTTCTATGAAAGTACTTCTCCCTATAGTATTTAttgctctttctgtctcttgttggATCatccagtggtcctcaaagtgtagtccagaAAATTGTTggagtctctgaaacccttttagagggtcttcaaattcaaaaaaatttttttatttctaatatagtaaatagctataaatataacccatgtgaacaaaaactgtttgaacagatcctcgatagttttttttaacatgaagatactgacAACAAAAGTTTTGAGAACCACTATCCCATGTACTAAATATGGGTATCCCTTAAAGCTCTTTCCCTGAggcctcttcttttccctttgatGATCTTGGTCTTAATTATCTCTATTCAGATGATTCTCCCATCTATATATCCAAcccaatctatttctttttcctctctcctaacAGTTCACTGACTGGCTATCCTACCAAATGATCACTCAGCATGTCCAGAATACAACTTCCCTTGTTCTCCAAACCTGTCCTTTCTCAaagttcttattgttgttgtccTCATTCTTTCAAACTTTTCAATTCAAGTCATTCTTGACTCATCTTCCCTATCTATTTGCCCAATACCATTTATTCTGCCTTGTCTATCCATTCCTCTTTGCATTCACAAAGTCACTACCCTGATTTTAATAACCTTCAAATTgctctttcattctcttccttctgctACATAGATGTCAAAATAACTCAAGGCCTAATGAGAATACCATTCATGTACTCATtatagtggcttcctattgcctggCCTTTAAAGCTGTCCACAATCCAGAGTGCTAAAttgtatttccttattttacacaCACGTTACACATTCTAGTCAAACTGGTCGACTAGCTCTCCTGAACCTGGAATTCCACCTATAATTCCCATCCGTGTCCTTGATAGCAATgtattctttctttacttctgcttctaggaatttttaatttttttccaactcaCTCAGAAAATCTCACCTGGCACCTCAATTAATTTCTCAAATTACCctatatttacatgtacattATCATACAATATGTGAACTTCTCGATGACaagaatttttcactttttctttgcttctctagCTTCAAGGTTGATCTTGCACACTGAACAGATGCagagtaaatatttgtttattgagaATTCTCAAGAAAATACTTGGAGCTACAATGTGGCTCAGTTTTAAATGATAcatcaaaaactttatttttagtaATTGACTAGTACTTTATAGTTTTAACTTATTTTCACAGAAGATATCATAAGTCTAGACACAattaaatgaaaagagataaatatCTGGTATAGATCATTAACTTGAGAGCACAAATTTCAAACACAGGAATAACAGAGTTGGAATTTATTACTTGTTTGTTTCAACTGGGAAGACAGTGGAAAATACTGACCAGAAAGACTAATATCCATGTATTcttgcaaaagaaagaaataaaaccaaaaaaccctaaaTCCTGCTGTGAAAAAATGTTCAAGTACTAATAGTGTTCATTAACATTATAAAGATTCTTGTAGCAATAAAGAACTTATGACTTGTATAGTgtaaagagaagcagaaagcacTACTAACAAAAACTCAAAGTATATGCCCTCCTAAAGGTCTACATGTCAGTTCTCTATGAAAGATAGTGCTAACAAAATATGATGAAGTATGCCACTCAATATGAGTATCAATTACAAGgtaaaaaaatgaagttattctttgatagttttaaaaaatgatttcacaCATCACTATAAAAGGTGGCTAAGTAGTATAAATGTTACTTCCTAGGAAGTTCAGTGATTATAATGGTCAATACCATTCTCAGAAATGTAGTCAATTTTCacacagatttctttttttgatgaaatTTGTGTGGTATTTtgattaaaaacaataaacattaCACTCAATAAATATGAAGACAATCAACATCTTAAAAAAgtatcaaatttatttataactaatttatttcttaaattatagtTACTAGATTAATACACTTAaaaaattttagatttatttcaaaggaaaaaatgatcatagccattaaaatttaataatggaCTAGGTCATAAAAAGCATACATGAAATTTTAATTAGACAATTATTTTTCACAaaagaaaggacttttttttaaaaagcctttttcttgaaatttaaaaacaatcaaCCTATTTTCATTCCAATTTAATTTACATACCTTATTGTCTTTTTATCCAAATACATCAAATAAAAATAGGTTTTGTGTCTTTAGGACTAGTTTTTAAAATGCCTCAAGAAACTTACTTGTAACATGGAGTCACCTGACATAGATTAACCACATaggttaaaatgaaataatggattaaaaaatatgtattagaAGAATCAgctaacaaaacttttttttaaccatttcacTCTTCTGTACAATATGAGCATGAATAAGCCAGATAGTATTAAGTTTAGCATATTTATAGCAACCCTAAAttcttttttgcagatgattcCTACGGAAGACAGAAGTCTTTATAACTGCACATAACTCTATTTGCTCAATATATAACATGCTGTCAAAAAAAAGTAAGCAGGGAACAATTCCACAgtatattaaaattaatcaaatatgaAATGTCTTACAAATTACATTATTATTACCTTCCAAGTATAGATGACATTAACAATGCAGAGCTGTTACTTCATCAAGATTTGCTTTTGTTCCCAGAAATGATTCCACATCAAAAAAACCAAATGTGAATAAAATCTATAGGATAGCATAAAGTATCATAAAGACATGCATGATCAGAAAGAGAGGTAGCCTGGTTTAATATtgtgaataaaacaaaacagatagCCCAAGTCTACATTAGTTCTCCCAAGCACCAATATTAAAAGAACTAGAGGAATACAGCTATACCATTATCGGGTGGCTTCTCTGAAAGATTTATGGAATGACATCAACAATTGCATAGGATGAGAAAAACATGCAAGTCAAGTGATATATCCTAGTGGAGCAAATTATTCAACTCAATGAATCATAAATCCATCCAAATGTCAAGAAaactgtttaagaaaaaaaaagtcttaatattTTTCCTGTCCCCCcccagtgaagaaaaaaaatcttaattttcaatatttcaaatcTTTATCCATAAACAGGACCCCAAACTTAAAACTACCAGTAGACAACAAATCACATCTTAAGACATTTTCTTCCCTAACACAGATTCACTTTAGCACAGGGGCTACCAAAAAGCAACAGCAAAATGAGTTCAAAGAAATTTGCAACATAAATGTCAGTTGACAGGCACCAACAAGTTTCTGTATCCAAGCTGAAAAATTATAACATAGTTacagaatttcaattttttcacatGGTCAAATAGTTGGATAATACTGTTATAAAATACAACAAAAGCACCCTAGTGTTTCTTCAAGAAGtgcatcattttatataatttttctttaactgtGGATTCTTTAAATGAGAaagattttcttcttaattttttcctcaatccTTCTTTAGTCGTTTGgcttttgcaatattttcttgacgtctctgtttcttcttctgcTCCTTTTCCCTGGCCTCAATCATTTTTGCCAGTTTCCAAGACAGTACTGCACTTGCTAGAAAAAGTGGAGTCAGAGCCAAAATCACTGTGGTAAGAAAGCCATATGGATCCTTTGCAGCCCACTCCACAACATACTCAGCCCAAGCTTTTACATCAATCATCTCCGTAGCTGTCCTTGGAAAAATCCTATGTAAAATCAGAAAAAGTCTGCTTCGTTAACCAAATATTAAAATCAGAAACACAAAAAAACTACATAAGCAGTTATTTAACTCTCCTTCTCCATTATTCCTATTACCTTATTAAGACAAAGAACTGAATGACTATCAAATATTTATGTacttaaagctatttatttaagttaaaatattttaaatgatgcaTAAAATCACTTATTTTAGGCATCTGGATATAAATTAGAGAATATGAAGTTCCCTTCAGCTATGAgattctataaacattttaatttaactttCATTAAAGTTAAAAGTACTTCACACATGGTATATTCAAGACAAAGTTGTCTGGCTGCAGTCACCCATTAAGAATTATGAGGTGTATTTAATTCTCCCAAGAAAATTCTGAATCTAGTTTGTCAATCTGTAAACACATTCTATGTAGTACAAGCAGTAATAAAGTTACAAAAGATGGCCAATCTGTTGTATGACAACAAAAGCATGATGGCCATGAAGAAGATCTTAGAGCAGGAATATACATTGTATAGTGTGTGTCAGCTTCATGCCTGGAGTTGAAAAGACATATTGTTACCAATTACAACCATAAGTTACAGAATCATCTATTTTGAATCTACAAgttaccatttaaaaaataagaccaGGGAAGTTAAGTGTGCCTATGGTTACAATTAGTGGCCAACGCTGAAACTGAATACAGTTCATCTGATGCCACATTTAgagctctttctttctctcaagtAAATAACAATGTATTGTTTCCTGCTTGGTTCATATGTTACTTTCTGTTAATTTCTTCCTGAGGTTAAGTATGTTTTACTAACTGAAACAAGTAACAAAAGAAGCAAATACAGTCCTTTGCTAGTCTCCAGTATTTTAAACACTTTAGCATTGTTGGGAGAGAGCATAATTTCTACTTAGTCTAGGTCAAAAAGCAGCAGTCTCTTTAGAGTAAGAGACTGGGTTGTACACCTTTCATCACACATGTATCTACTTCTGTGAACCAAGTTATCCTTCTATGAAAGGGTCAGAGATGGACAACCACTGAAGTTCAGGTGAGATCCATATTATAAGCCATTATGCCCAGAGGGTCATTAACTGGTGGCTTAATGTAGGTTtcttttctcttagttttttttttttgggggggaggtggtCTTTACTACTTATATACACTTTTAGGAAAGCAAAATTTTAGATTCATTATTATAAAATAGTTgctaagaataggaaaaaaaacccttaaaaatttATCAGGATAATCATAAAAATTTAgttatatgcattttatatactAATTTTACTCAAATCTCTGTCCTTCCTAGCTGTATTTAACACATATGAATAAAACTTCTAATGAATTTATATGCaagtttattgattatttatCTAGCTattaaaatgcctttaaaaaaaataactacctTTCCAAAGATGTTACAGCAGAACCATTCCTGACACTGTTGAGAACCTTGAGGTTTTACACTAGAAAAATAAtg of the Sarcophilus harrisii chromosome 1, mSarHar1.11, whole genome shotgun sequence genome contains:
- the SMIM15 gene encoding small integral membrane protein 15; protein product: MIDVKAWAEYVVEWAAKDPYGFLTTVILALTPLFLASAVLSWKLAKMIEAREKEQKKKQRRQENIAKAKRLKKD